The following proteins are encoded in a genomic region of Micrococcaceae bacterium Sec5.8:
- a CDS encoding thymidylate synthase → MSIPTPYEDLLRDVLDHGTHKSDRTGTGTLSVFGRQMRFDLSKSFPLITTKRVHFKSVAVELLWFLRGDTNVKWMQDQGVTIWNEWADADGELGPVYGVQWRSWPTPDGDHIDQIAELMENLKTNPDSRRHIVSAWNVAELKDMALPPCHAFFQFYVADGKLSCQLYQRSADTFLGVPFNIASYALLTRMIAQQTGLEPGEFVWTGGDVHIYDNHMDQVLKQLAREPYEYPQLNIIRKPDSIFDYTLDDFEVTGYQHHPTIKAPIAV, encoded by the coding sequence CTGGACCACGGCACGCACAAATCGGACCGGACCGGCACCGGTACCCTGAGCGTGTTCGGCCGGCAGATGCGCTTCGACCTGAGCAAGAGTTTCCCGCTGATCACCACCAAACGCGTGCACTTCAAGTCAGTCGCCGTGGAACTGCTGTGGTTTCTCCGCGGGGACACCAATGTGAAATGGATGCAGGACCAAGGCGTCACCATCTGGAACGAATGGGCAGATGCCGACGGCGAGCTTGGCCCGGTCTACGGCGTCCAGTGGCGTTCCTGGCCGACCCCGGACGGTGACCACATCGACCAAATCGCCGAACTGATGGAAAACCTCAAAACCAACCCGGATTCCCGGCGGCACATCGTCTCGGCCTGGAACGTCGCCGAACTCAAGGACATGGCCCTCCCGCCATGCCACGCGTTCTTCCAGTTCTACGTGGCCGACGGCAAGCTCTCCTGCCAGCTGTACCAGCGCTCCGCGGACACCTTCCTGGGCGTGCCGTTCAACATCGCCTCCTACGCCCTGCTGACCCGCATGATCGCGCAGCAAACCGGGCTGGAACCGGGCGAGTTTGTCTGGACCGGCGGCGACGTTCACATTTACGACAACCATATGGACCAGGTCCTCAAACAGCTTGCGCGCGAGCCCTACGAGTACCCGCAGCTGAACATTATCCGGAAGCCCGATTCCATCTTCGATTACACCCTCGATGACTTCGAAGTGACCGGATACCAGCACCACCCGACGATTAAGGCCCCGATAGCCGTATGA
- a CDS encoding dihydrofolate reductase, translating to MSDDTMPGEQPADFPDKLAALAGLGMVWAQTSTGVIGRDGGMPWHLPEDMAHFTRLTTGHPVIMGRRTWESFPDKYRPLPGRTNIVITGQEGWGATPAAAGATAVRSLDDALLESQFAPGNEMVWIIGGGKIFAQSMDLADVAVITTIDTATEGDTFAPDLDYDWTLEGSLPVDGWETAGNGTRYRISVWRRREH from the coding sequence ATGAGCGATGACACCATGCCGGGCGAGCAGCCCGCAGACTTTCCCGACAAGCTGGCCGCCCTCGCAGGACTTGGCATGGTCTGGGCCCAAACCAGTACCGGAGTCATCGGCAGGGACGGTGGCATGCCGTGGCACCTCCCCGAAGACATGGCGCACTTCACCCGGCTTACCACCGGCCACCCCGTGATCATGGGCCGCAGGACGTGGGAGTCCTTTCCGGACAAATACCGCCCCCTGCCCGGGCGGACCAACATCGTCATCACCGGCCAGGAAGGCTGGGGGGCAACTCCGGCGGCCGCGGGTGCCACTGCAGTCAGGTCCCTGGATGACGCGCTGCTGGAGTCCCAGTTTGCGCCGGGCAATGAGATGGTGTGGATCATCGGCGGCGGCAAAATCTTTGCGCAGTCCATGGACCTCGCCGATGTCGCCGTGATCACCACCATTGACACCGCCACGGAAGGCGACACGTTCGCGCCGGACCTCGACTACGACTGGACCCTGGAGGGCAGCCTGCCGGTGGACGGCTGGGAGACCGCCGGCAACGGCACGCGTTACCGCATCAGCGTCTGGCGCCGGAGGGAGCACTAA
- a CDS encoding NF038396 family protein, whose product MLKKPETLFVLGYMLLPLLALLSAIVGLTMILGGNKIIGAIVLVVITQAFAFGAVWALRRRKHALLTERTGE is encoded by the coding sequence ATGCTGAAGAAACCCGAAACCCTCTTTGTCCTGGGCTACATGCTGCTGCCGCTGCTGGCGCTGCTCTCCGCGATTGTAGGACTGACCATGATCCTGGGCGGCAACAAGATCATCGGCGCGATCGTGTTGGTGGTGATCACCCAGGCCTTCGCCTTCGGCGCGGTGTGGGCGTTGCGCCGGCGCAAGCACGCCCTCCTCACGGAGCGCACGGGCGAATAG
- the asd gene encoding aspartate-semialdehyde dehydrogenase yields the protein MTTAATPSVGLVGWRGMVGSVLMQRMQDEGDFATINPVFFSTSNAGGPAPSLAGPAGGDTGRLEDAFDVETLAKLPMIVTAQGGEYTKQIHSALRSRGWDGLWIDAASTLRMNDDSIIVLDPINRDVIDKGLANGTKDFIGGNCTVSCMLMGLGGLFKNGLVEWGTSMTYQAASGGGARHMRELLSQFGTLNAQVSSELSDPASAILEIDRKVLAHQRSGIDATQFGVPLAGSLIPWIDADLGNGQSKEEWKAGKETNKILGTSGDEHIIMDGLCIRIGAMRSHSQALTLKLREDLSVPEIEKLLDADNEWATVVPNTKEASMEELTPVAASGTLKIPVGRLRKLEMGPQYISAFTVGDQLLWGAAEPLRRMLKIATGNL from the coding sequence ATGACTACAGCAGCTACCCCGTCCGTTGGACTGGTCGGTTGGCGTGGCATGGTCGGTTCCGTCCTGATGCAGCGCATGCAGGATGAGGGCGACTTCGCCACCATCAACCCGGTTTTCTTCTCCACTTCCAACGCCGGAGGCCCCGCCCCTTCGTTGGCTGGTCCCGCCGGGGGTGACACCGGCAGGCTGGAGGACGCGTTCGACGTCGAGACCCTCGCCAAGCTGCCGATGATCGTCACCGCCCAGGGCGGTGAGTACACCAAGCAGATTCACAGCGCGCTGCGCAGCCGCGGCTGGGACGGTCTCTGGATAGATGCTGCGTCCACCCTCCGGATGAACGACGATTCGATCATCGTGCTGGACCCGATTAACCGCGACGTCATCGACAAAGGCCTCGCGAACGGCACCAAGGATTTCATCGGCGGCAACTGCACGGTCTCGTGCATGCTCATGGGCCTCGGCGGACTCTTCAAGAACGGGCTCGTCGAGTGGGGCACCTCCATGACCTACCAGGCTGCCTCCGGCGGCGGTGCCCGGCACATGCGGGAGCTGCTGAGCCAGTTCGGCACGCTCAACGCCCAGGTCAGCTCCGAACTGAGCGATCCGGCGTCGGCCATCCTGGAGATCGACCGCAAGGTCCTGGCGCACCAGCGCAGCGGCATCGACGCCACCCAGTTCGGCGTGCCGCTGGCCGGGTCGCTGATCCCGTGGATCGACGCGGACCTCGGCAACGGCCAGTCCAAGGAAGAGTGGAAAGCCGGGAAGGAAACCAACAAGATCCTTGGCACCTCCGGCGACGAGCACATCATCATGGACGGCCTGTGCATCCGCATCGGTGCCATGCGCTCGCACTCGCAGGCGCTCACGCTGAAGCTGCGCGAGGACCTTTCCGTCCCTGAGATCGAGAAGCTCCTGGACGCGGACAACGAGTGGGCCACCGTGGTGCCCAACACGAAGGAAGCCTCCATGGAGGAGCTCACGCCCGTGGCAGCCTCCGGGACCCTGAAGATCCCGGTGGGCCGCCTCCGGAAACTGGAGATGGGGCCGCAGTACATCAGCGCCTTCACCGTCGGCGACCAGCTGCTCTGGGGTGCGGCGGAACCGTTGCGCCGCATGCTCAAGATCGCCACCGGCAACCTCTAG
- a CDS encoding winged helix DNA-binding domain-containing protein, with the protein MAAARTRLSKGILGRLRLASQGLAGPGLGSAPAAVRWMAAMQAQDLQSALWAVGQRVPGSRIAEVRSALDRGEVVRSWPMRGTLHLLAPEDLKWVLAITSERHIRGMAGRHRELGMSAPDVDAAAEAALELVAGGAAASRAEVFQAFERAGQPAGGQRGIHLLGMLCQRGLLVQGPLAGNQQLVVAFDDWIPESRILDREEGTAEWLLRYLRSHGPATVRDFSWWSGIALMEVRAALALVRGQLEELEFEGIRYWLSPETAALLDGGVPAGRGVLALPGFDEFLLGYADRSLVLAPEHANRVVPGGNGIFRRTMIAGGRVVGTWAVSRTGRTAMGVPEPFDDVHGLRPAAQRSFELQAAKYRRFLGT; encoded by the coding sequence ATGGCAGCGGCGCGCACCAGATTAAGCAAGGGGATCCTTGGCCGGCTGCGGCTGGCCTCGCAGGGCCTGGCCGGGCCCGGACTCGGCAGCGCCCCGGCCGCCGTGCGCTGGATGGCCGCGATGCAGGCGCAGGATCTGCAGTCCGCACTCTGGGCAGTCGGCCAGCGTGTGCCGGGTTCCCGCATCGCCGAGGTCCGCAGCGCCCTTGACCGCGGGGAAGTAGTCCGTTCCTGGCCAATGCGCGGCACCCTGCACCTCCTGGCTCCCGAAGACCTGAAGTGGGTGTTGGCCATCACCTCAGAGCGGCATATCCGGGGCATGGCCGGGCGCCACCGTGAGCTGGGCATGTCGGCCCCTGACGTTGACGCTGCGGCGGAAGCCGCACTGGAGCTGGTCGCGGGAGGCGCCGCCGCCAGCAGGGCGGAAGTGTTCCAGGCATTCGAACGCGCAGGCCAGCCGGCGGGCGGCCAGCGTGGCATTCATCTGCTGGGAATGCTGTGCCAGCGGGGCTTGCTGGTGCAGGGCCCGCTGGCGGGAAACCAGCAACTGGTGGTGGCTTTCGATGACTGGATTCCGGAGTCGCGGATTCTGGACCGCGAGGAAGGGACCGCCGAGTGGTTGCTGCGCTACCTGCGCAGCCACGGCCCCGCCACCGTGCGGGATTTCTCCTGGTGGTCCGGAATTGCCTTGATGGAAGTCCGCGCTGCCCTGGCTCTGGTGCGTGGCCAGCTGGAGGAGTTGGAGTTCGAGGGCATCCGCTACTGGCTATCCCCGGAGACAGCAGCATTGTTGGACGGGGGCGTTCCGGCCGGGCGGGGAGTGCTGGCACTGCCGGGATTTGATGAGTTCCTGCTGGGCTACGCCGACCGGTCGCTGGTGCTTGCGCCCGAACATGCCAACAGGGTCGTCCCCGGCGGCAACGGGATCTTCCGGCGGACGATGATTGCAGGCGGCCGGGTGGTTGGCACCTGGGCTGTCTCCCGCACCGGCCGGACCGCCATGGGGGTGCCCGAACCGTTCGACGACGTTCACGGGCTGCGGCCCGCAGCCCAAAGATCCTTTGAGCTGCAGGCCGCGAAGTACCGCAGATTCCTCGGCACCTGA
- a CDS encoding UDP-N-acetylmuramate dehydrogenase, translating to MTQTLLSALTTAAVGGPAGCFIEARTEAAIIDAVRSADAAGGPLLIIGGGSNLLVSDAGFPGTVLKIASEGFTVNAEDSCGGVAVVVQAGHNWDALVEHAVLHAWSGIEALAGIPGATGATPVQNVGAYGSDVSQTIAAVRTWDRQRNAVQTFTSSELKFGYRDSILKQTTVNGSPRYVVLTVEFQLPLGRMSAPIRYAELARALGVEVGQRAYANDVRREVLRLRASKGMVWDAADRDTYSTGSFFTNPIVPADVAAGLPDGAPRYPGGTDGLTKLSAAWLIDQAGYGKGFGLEPGSVAGGRASLSTKHTLAITNRGTASTADMLAVAREVRRGVVERFGIELHPEPLLIGVEL from the coding sequence GTGACCCAGACACTGCTCTCCGCCCTGACCACCGCCGCCGTCGGAGGCCCCGCCGGTTGCTTCATCGAGGCCCGGACCGAGGCTGCGATCATCGACGCTGTCCGCTCGGCGGACGCTGCCGGTGGGCCCCTGCTGATCATCGGCGGCGGCTCCAACCTGCTGGTATCCGACGCCGGGTTCCCCGGCACCGTCCTGAAGATCGCCTCGGAAGGGTTCACGGTCAACGCGGAGGACTCCTGCGGAGGTGTCGCCGTGGTGGTTCAGGCCGGCCACAACTGGGACGCCCTGGTTGAACACGCCGTGCTGCACGCCTGGTCCGGAATCGAGGCGCTGGCCGGCATCCCCGGCGCCACGGGCGCCACCCCGGTTCAAAACGTCGGGGCCTACGGCTCGGACGTTTCCCAGACCATCGCGGCCGTACGTACCTGGGACCGGCAACGCAACGCCGTGCAGACCTTCACCAGCTCAGAGCTTAAGTTCGGCTACCGCGATTCCATCCTCAAGCAGACCACCGTCAACGGCTCCCCGCGCTACGTGGTGCTCACCGTGGAGTTCCAGCTGCCCCTGGGCCGGATGAGCGCCCCCATCCGCTACGCCGAGTTGGCCCGCGCGCTGGGCGTGGAAGTAGGCCAGCGGGCCTACGCCAACGACGTTCGGCGCGAGGTCCTCCGGCTCCGGGCCAGCAAAGGGATGGTTTGGGACGCCGCGGACCGGGACACGTACTCCACCGGCTCGTTCTTCACGAACCCGATCGTGCCGGCGGACGTGGCAGCCGGGCTTCCGGACGGTGCACCCCGCTACCCGGGCGGTACCGACGGGCTGACCAAGCTGTCGGCGGCCTGGCTGATCGACCAGGCCGGCTACGGCAAGGGGTTCGGGCTCGAGCCCGGCAGCGTCGCCGGCGGCCGGGCATCGCTGTCCACCAAGCACACCCTGGCGATCACCAACAGGGGAACGGCGAGCACCGCGGACATGCTGGCCGTCGCCCGTGAGGTGCGCCGCGGCGTCGTCGAACGTTTCGGCATTGAACTGCACCCGGAACCGCTGCTGATCGGTGTGGAGCTCTAG
- a CDS encoding MFS transporter, whose protein sequence is MADAVEVGTGQAAEITHWRNAVVVAYAVSGIAFATWVSRLPAIRDGLDLTPGSVGLLLLCMTLGSFLSVSASGLIVLRFGSKQTIRIGSIMVGAGLVLAGLGTSVLVNPLAVAAGLAVIGLGTASWNTASNVEGAAVERAVRRHIMPRLHGAFSLGTVAGAATGAWAAGAAVPVFWHFAAVGLLVAGSVAAAAAWFRADITPVDVRRTFQAAGPDTFEDPSTGPIPLVRPDRPEAPLDSKRQIAQAWRDRRTLLLGVLVLGLALAEGAAGDWVALALADGHGQSDAAGAAGYGLFVTFMTVGRFAGTVVLDRFGRVPVMRWCAALAVLGLGLFVFAPVPWVAYVALAIWGLGASLGFPVGMSAAADDPVKAAARVSVVSTIGYGAFLCGPPLLGLLAEHIGILHSLLAVMVMLVVSFLLSPVARKLP, encoded by the coding sequence ATGGCCGATGCCGTCGAGGTCGGCACGGGCCAGGCTGCTGAGATTACGCACTGGCGCAACGCGGTCGTGGTTGCGTACGCGGTCAGCGGCATCGCGTTCGCCACCTGGGTGTCCCGGCTGCCCGCCATCCGCGACGGCCTGGACCTCACGCCTGGCAGTGTGGGGCTGCTGCTGCTCTGCATGACCCTGGGTTCGTTTCTTTCTGTTTCCGCGTCCGGGCTGATCGTGCTGCGGTTCGGGTCCAAGCAGACCATCCGGATCGGCAGCATCATGGTGGGCGCCGGTCTGGTGCTCGCGGGCCTGGGAACTTCCGTCCTGGTCAACCCGCTGGCCGTTGCCGCAGGTTTGGCCGTCATTGGGCTCGGCACCGCGAGTTGGAATACCGCATCCAACGTCGAGGGAGCCGCGGTGGAACGGGCGGTGCGCCGGCACATCATGCCGCGGCTGCACGGCGCGTTCAGCCTCGGCACTGTCGCCGGCGCCGCGACGGGTGCGTGGGCCGCGGGGGCCGCCGTGCCCGTCTTCTGGCACTTCGCCGCAGTGGGGCTGCTGGTCGCGGGTTCCGTGGCCGCAGCCGCCGCGTGGTTCCGCGCGGACATCACACCGGTCGACGTGCGGCGGACGTTCCAGGCAGCCGGGCCGGATACGTTCGAGGACCCCTCCACCGGACCCATCCCCTTGGTCAGGCCGGACCGCCCCGAGGCACCGCTGGACAGCAAGCGCCAGATAGCCCAGGCCTGGCGGGACCGCCGGACCCTGCTGCTCGGGGTGCTGGTGCTGGGGCTGGCCCTGGCCGAGGGGGCTGCGGGGGACTGGGTGGCCCTCGCGCTCGCTGACGGCCACGGCCAGTCCGACGCCGCGGGCGCCGCGGGCTACGGACTTTTTGTCACGTTCATGACCGTAGGACGCTTCGCCGGCACCGTGGTTCTGGACCGTTTTGGCCGTGTCCCGGTGATGCGGTGGTGTGCGGCCCTGGCCGTGCTGGGCCTGGGTTTGTTCGTCTTTGCACCTGTGCCGTGGGTGGCCTATGTGGCCCTGGCAATCTGGGGGCTCGGCGCCTCGCTCGGTTTCCCGGTGGGCATGTCTGCTGCCGCCGATGATCCCGTCAAGGCCGCCGCCCGGGTGTCCGTGGTGTCCACGATCGGTTACGGAGCATTCCTTTGTGGCCCGCCGCTGCTGGGCTTGCTGGCAGAGCACATCGGAATCCTGCATTCCCTCCTGGCCGTGATGGTAATGCTCGTGGTCAGTTTCCTGCTCTCGCCGGTCGCCCGGAAACTGCCCTAG
- a CDS encoding MaoC family dehydratase, translating to MTPVLSDLAVGQTIGSRSIDVTRADLVKYAGASGDFNPIHWNEAFATGVGLPGVIAHGMFTMGSVVQLVTDWAGDPAAVVDFQTRFTKPVPVSDTTGTAEAGAVIEVSGALGALDAGAGTARVDLTVTSGGQKVLMKAQAVVRLA from the coding sequence ATGACACCCGTACTTTCAGATCTCGCCGTCGGACAAACCATCGGCAGCCGCAGCATCGACGTCACCCGCGCGGACCTCGTCAAGTACGCCGGCGCGTCCGGCGACTTCAACCCCATCCACTGGAACGAGGCCTTCGCCACCGGGGTGGGACTGCCCGGTGTGATCGCCCACGGCATGTTCACCATGGGCTCCGTCGTCCAGTTGGTAACCGACTGGGCCGGCGACCCCGCCGCCGTCGTCGATTTCCAAACCCGCTTCACCAAACCGGTTCCGGTGTCCGATACCACAGGAACGGCCGAGGCCGGCGCCGTGATTGAGGTCAGTGGCGCCCTTGGGGCGCTCGACGCCGGGGCAGGCACCGCCCGCGTGGACCTCACCGTCACCTCGGGTGGCCAGAAGGTGCTGATGAAGGCCCAGGCCGTCGTCAGGCTGGCCTAG
- a CDS encoding MaoC family dehydratase N-terminal domain-containing protein — translation MTINPDLQGRSYPAKEVYDVGREKIREFARAVKATHPAHFDVDAAKALGHSDVVAPPTFAIIVAQRADAQLIEDPESGIDFSRVVHADQRFVHHRPILAGDRLVAELHVDGVRAMGGGAMITTRSEIFALAGGASAGTAGDAAREPVATATSSILVRGEGQ, via the coding sequence ATGACTATCAATCCGGATCTGCAGGGGCGCAGCTACCCTGCCAAAGAGGTGTACGACGTGGGCCGCGAGAAAATCCGCGAGTTCGCCCGCGCGGTCAAAGCCACCCACCCCGCCCATTTCGACGTCGACGCGGCCAAAGCCCTGGGACACAGTGACGTGGTGGCCCCGCCCACCTTCGCTATCATCGTCGCGCAAAGGGCCGACGCCCAGCTGATCGAGGACCCTGAGTCCGGCATCGATTTCTCCCGCGTGGTGCACGCGGACCAGCGGTTCGTTCATCACCGGCCCATCCTGGCCGGGGACCGCCTGGTGGCCGAGTTGCACGTCGACGGAGTCCGCGCCATGGGCGGGGGAGCCATGATCACCACCCGCTCGGAAATTTTCGCCCTCGCCGGCGGTGCTTCCGCCGGCACGGCCGGCGACGCAGCGCGCGAGCCCGTCGCCACCGCCACCTCATCCATCCTGGTCCGCGGAGAAGGACAGTAG
- a CDS encoding metalloregulator ArsR/SmtB family transcription factor, translated as MISPAQTPLYEIKANLFKALAHPARIRVLELLAAAPDHAAPVSYLLAETGLEASHLSQHLATLRRHKVVTSARSANAVTYRLANPKIAELLAIARAFLLDSLADSNEQLQLARTLPSEHLKGFTP; from the coding sequence ATGATTTCGCCCGCGCAAACCCCCCTCTACGAGATCAAAGCCAACCTCTTCAAAGCCCTCGCCCATCCTGCGCGCATCAGGGTGCTTGAGTTGCTGGCCGCCGCGCCGGATCACGCGGCGCCCGTGAGCTATCTGTTGGCGGAGACGGGGCTGGAAGCGTCCCACCTGTCCCAGCACCTCGCCACCTTGCGCCGCCACAAAGTGGTGACCTCGGCCCGCTCCGCGAACGCGGTGACCTACCGGCTCGCCAATCCGAAGATCGCCGAACTGCTGGCGATCGCCCGGGCGTTCCTGCTTGACAGCCTGGCCGACTCCAATGAACAACTGCAACTTGCGCGGACACTCCCCAGCGAGCACCTGAAGGGCTTCACCCCATGA
- a CDS encoding SulP family inorganic anion transporter: MSAARAQLTRFLPSRRDYDGLGSTWKTDVLAGITVGIVALPLALAFGVSSGVGAEAGLVTAVVAGLVAAVMGGSHVQVSGPTGAMVVVLAPVVAQHGVGSIALVSLLAGLLVAILGISGLGRAVAFIPWPVVEGFTLGIAAIIFLQQVPMATGTEGIPGHNTLLAAVESASAATVPAVLQTLAVVAGVAAVMFLLPKLYKPLPASLVAVLLATVGAELLQLDIPRIGALPHSLSAPSLPSLDPAALGGLVMPAVSIAMLAAIESLLSARVAAGMVGPDGRPSGAYSPDRELMGQGLASIAAGFFGGMPATGAIARTAVNVRSGAKTRLSAIVHALVLLAIIYLAAGLVGKIPLAVLAGILMVTAVRMVSRHTVTAILRSTRADAFVFVLTALITVAFDLIVAIEIGLIAAALFTLRKFASLSGVKREEIPEPHEDGDQHIAIFRLDGAMFFGAAERVLQEISQVKDIQVAIIRLSQVRMLDATGAHTLVEVISALELRGVTVLLKGVQPQHLELVTNVGVIRSLRHHNHLFSSLPEAVAHARSHVRRNAAASA; this comes from the coding sequence ATGAGTGCCGCACGCGCACAGCTCACGAGGTTCCTGCCGTCGCGCCGGGACTACGACGGATTGGGCTCAACCTGGAAAACGGACGTGCTGGCGGGCATCACCGTGGGGATTGTGGCTCTGCCACTGGCGCTGGCGTTTGGTGTAAGTTCCGGCGTCGGCGCCGAGGCCGGACTCGTCACGGCCGTCGTCGCCGGCCTGGTGGCAGCGGTCATGGGCGGCTCACACGTCCAGGTCTCGGGCCCCACCGGGGCGATGGTGGTGGTGCTGGCCCCCGTTGTCGCCCAGCATGGAGTGGGCAGCATCGCCCTGGTTTCACTGCTGGCCGGTCTGCTGGTGGCTATCCTGGGCATCAGCGGGCTGGGACGGGCCGTAGCCTTCATCCCCTGGCCTGTGGTGGAAGGCTTCACCCTCGGCATCGCCGCAATCATCTTCCTGCAGCAGGTCCCGATGGCCACCGGCACCGAGGGGATACCGGGCCACAATACGCTGCTGGCCGCCGTCGAGAGCGCGTCGGCGGCCACGGTGCCCGCTGTTCTGCAGACACTCGCCGTCGTCGCGGGCGTGGCTGCCGTCATGTTCCTGCTCCCGAAGCTGTACAAGCCGCTGCCCGCGAGCCTGGTTGCGGTGCTGCTGGCCACCGTGGGAGCCGAACTGCTCCAGCTGGACATCCCACGGATTGGGGCGCTGCCGCACTCGCTGTCCGCCCCGTCGTTGCCCTCGCTGGATCCGGCCGCGCTGGGCGGGCTGGTCATGCCCGCGGTGTCCATTGCCATGCTGGCCGCTATTGAATCCCTGCTCTCCGCGCGGGTTGCTGCCGGCATGGTGGGGCCGGACGGAAGGCCCTCCGGGGCGTACAGCCCCGACCGGGAACTCATGGGGCAGGGCCTCGCCTCCATCGCGGCGGGATTCTTCGGCGGGATGCCGGCCACCGGCGCCATCGCCCGCACCGCGGTCAACGTCCGTTCCGGAGCCAAAACCCGGCTCTCCGCCATTGTTCACGCCCTGGTGCTGCTGGCCATCATTTATCTGGCGGCCGGCCTGGTGGGAAAGATTCCGCTGGCGGTCCTGGCCGGGATCCTGATGGTCACAGCAGTCCGCATGGTTTCACGGCACACGGTGACCGCTATTCTGCGCTCCACCCGGGCCGATGCCTTTGTGTTCGTCCTGACGGCCCTGATCACCGTGGCCTTCGACCTGATAGTGGCCATCGAAATCGGGCTCATCGCCGCGGCCCTCTTCACGCTGCGGAAGTTTGCTTCGCTCAGCGGAGTCAAGCGTGAGGAGATCCCGGAACCGCATGAGGACGGGGACCAGCACATTGCGATCTTCCGGCTGGACGGGGCCATGTTCTTCGGCGCCGCGGAAAGGGTTCTGCAGGAAATCAGCCAGGTCAAAGACATCCAGGTGGCCATCATCCGGTTGTCCCAGGTACGGATGCTCGACGCGACGGGCGCCCATACCCTGGTCGAGGTCATCTCGGCCCTGGAGCTGCGCGGGGTGACAGTCCTGTTGAAGGGTGTCCAGCCGCAGCATCTGGAACTGGTAACCAATGTCGGGGTGATCCGGTCACTGCGGCACCACAACCACCTGTTTTCGTCCCTGCCCGAGGCGGTGGCGCACGCCCGCAGCCATGTGCGCCGGAACGCTGCTGCTAGCGCTTAA
- a CDS encoding DUF3188 domain-containing protein: protein MLKEFWDSASTTYKVLVFSAMGFLGVGIVLNVIGNSSGNQDLAVGSLAVIGLGLILHIAGIVVRGQTIRQNFKR from the coding sequence GTGCTGAAAGAATTCTGGGACTCCGCTTCAACCACCTACAAGGTGCTGGTTTTCAGCGCAATGGGGTTCCTCGGCGTCGGCATCGTCCTGAACGTGATTGGCAACAGTTCCGGCAACCAGGACCTTGCGGTCGGTTCCCTGGCCGTGATTGGGCTGGGGCTGATCCTGCACATTGCCGGCATCGTGGTCCGCGGCCAAACGATCCGGCAAAACTTTAAGCGCTAG
- a CDS encoding DUF2797 domain-containing protein: MPDTCYLVHGVFWDSGPAGPAGSAVPAAGSPAMRLQNPEGGFTELPLDAGTRLGFRLAAAGKKCLGHYVVHGPADRDHVLCPESAPAVKGSQCERCFVMDDSRLIHDFHRGGRVPAGLRTYLMQPHWLYIASFANGASKVGTAANLRKWKRLAEQGAVAARYVARADDGRVVRLLEDLVTRDAGIPQQIRAAAKAAALVSPAPAVELDARNSRLAAEVRVLLAGAGGGGFEVVEERWLRPGLSDAVCAPAARHAYPHELSTGAHGFRIDSLSGSVALARLDGADLEFIVNLGQLKARTIVLGDHGSCVPAVQESLF, encoded by the coding sequence GTGCCCGATACCTGCTATCTGGTCCACGGGGTCTTTTGGGATTCCGGGCCGGCCGGCCCGGCGGGCTCAGCGGTGCCCGCCGCCGGGAGCCCGGCAATGCGATTGCAGAACCCTGAGGGCGGCTTTACCGAACTGCCGCTCGACGCCGGAACCCGGCTCGGTTTCAGACTCGCCGCCGCAGGGAAGAAGTGCCTCGGGCACTACGTGGTCCACGGGCCGGCCGACCGCGATCACGTTCTGTGCCCGGAGAGTGCCCCGGCCGTGAAAGGCAGCCAGTGTGAGCGGTGCTTCGTCATGGACGATTCGCGGCTCATCCACGATTTCCACCGCGGCGGCCGCGTGCCGGCCGGACTGCGGACCTACCTGATGCAGCCGCACTGGCTGTACATCGCCAGCTTCGCCAACGGTGCCAGCAAGGTGGGCACTGCCGCGAACCTGCGGAAATGGAAGAGACTCGCGGAGCAGGGGGCCGTCGCCGCCCGCTACGTCGCCCGGGCCGACGACGGCCGGGTAGTAAGGCTCCTCGAGGACCTGGTGACCCGCGACGCCGGTATCCCGCAGCAGATCCGCGCCGCAGCCAAGGCCGCAGCACTGGTCAGCCCGGCGCCCGCCGTCGAACTCGATGCCCGGAACAGCCGGCTGGCCGCGGAGGTCCGCGTGCTGTTGGCCGGTGCCGGCGGCGGCGGATTCGAGGTCGTGGAGGAGCGCTGGCTGCGGCCGGGCTTGTCGGATGCGGTCTGCGCCCCGGCTGCCCGGCATGCGTACCCGCATGAGCTCAGTACCGGTGCCCACGGCTTCCGGATCGACTCGCTGAGCGGCAGCGTCGCGCTGGCCCGGCTCGACGGCGCCGATCTTGAATTCATCGTCAACCTCGGCCAGCTGAAGGCACGGACAATTGTGCTCGGCGACCATGGCTCGTGCGTCCCGGCGGTCCAGGAGTCCCTGTTCTGA